In the Desulfomonile tiedjei genome, GAGAACTACGGAAATGCGTCGAGCATCCACAAGCCGGGCAATGAGGCCAGAATGGCCCTCGAAGCTGCCCGGCGGTCTGTGGCTCAATTGCTGAATTGCACGGCCAGGCGGATCACGTTTACCGGGGGTGGATCGGAGGCGGACAATCTGGCGATCAAAGGCGCTGCTTTCGCCAACATGGAACGCGGCAGACACATTATCACTTCTGCCATCGAGCATCCTGCTGTGCTTGCGACATGCAGGTGGCTGGAGAACTTCGGCTTTACAGTGACTTACCTTGGCGTAGATGCAAACGGGCTGGTCAATCCGTCGGACCTGAAAGCTGCAATTACCCCGGAAACCATATTGACCAGTATCATGATGGCGAACAACGAAACCGGCGCGATCCAGCCTATTCCGGAACTGGCCGATATCGCACATTCCAAGGGCGTGCTCTTCCACACCGACGCTGTGCAGGCCGTGGGAAAGGTCCCCATAGATGTGGACGAACTCGGCGTGGACTTGCTTACTCTGTCTGCGCACAAGATTCATGGTCCCAAAGGCGTGGGAGCATTGTATACCAGAAAAGGGGTGGCTCTGGATCCGCTGGTTCATGGTGGCAAGCAGGAAAACAACCTTCGTGCAGGCACCGAGAATGTTCCGGGCGTAGTCGGACTGGGAAAAGCCGCGGAGTTGGCTGCCCAACGCTTGCCTGAAATGCGACAGGTGCGTGAAATACGAGACAGACTGGAAAGCGGCATCAGGAGCCTTGTCCCGGACTGCAAGTTGAATGGTCCCGTGGATGAGCGCCTGCCCAATACGCTCAACCTGACTCTGCCGGGTCTCCGCGGAGAATCCGTGGTCCTCGCTCTGGACCAGAAAGGCGTCGCGTTGTCGTCCGGTTCCGCATGTAGAGCCGGTTCGCCGGAACCCTCCCACGCTTTGATCGCGATGGGATTGTCCGATGCCGAGGCTCATTGCGCTTTGCGATTTTCCCTGGGTAGAGAAAACACGGTGGAGGAAATAGATCGGACATTGGAATTGATGGATCGAATGCTCAAGGAAGTGTCTTCGGGAATCCGATTTGTGCCGTGCCGTTAGGTCGCCATAATTCGAATGTAACGCTGACAAATTCTTTAGGAACCCGGCATTGTCGGGGCTGTAATTGTGCGGTGTTTCGTCTGTCGGACATATAAGGGTTGCCAACACCCTTGACCTTGCCTTGTTTTCCGAAAGTTTATTTTGGCAATAATTATGGACCAAAAAATATGGGGAGCATTCAAATGCATACAGCCGCAGCGGCCCAAGAGACACAATTGGAAGTTCGGAATTACCTTAGCGACAAGCTAAACGTACAAATGGCCATGGACGTGGCGCTAGGACTAACCTCGGATCAGAAATGCCTTCCGAGCAAATATTTTTACGATGCCAGAGGATCGAGCCTGTTTGAGCGTATCTGTCATTTGCCGGAGTATTATTTGACGCGCAAGGAATTGCTTTTGTTGAAGAAGTTTGCGGGTGCGTTCACCAGGAATTTTGAAAACGGTGATCTGGTGGAGTTGGGTTCCGGTGCAAACTGGAAGGTTCGGATGCTGCTGGACGCAATGACCCCCTCCGCACGTTCCGGCATCCGTTACGTCCCCGTGGATGTGAGTGAGCCCGCGATTGTCTCGGCGTCCAGTGACCTAGCACGGCTTTATCCGGAACTAACCGTCGAGCCTCTTGTTGCCGATTTCACAACGGACCTTCACAGAATGCCCTTCGATCGAATGAAACTCGTTCTGCTATTCGGAAGTACGATCGGAAACCTGGATGAGGACGATGCCGGCAAGTTCTTGTCTTCGATACGGGATTGCCTCGGGAGCGGGGACCGGTTCCTTCTCGGACTGGACATGGTGAAGTCCGTGCAGGTTCTGGAGGCGGCGTACAATGATTCGCAGAGAGTCACTGAAGCGTTCAACAAGAACATATTGCTGGTTCTGAACAAGCACCTGTTGGGAAATCTCAATCCCTCGGATTTCGACCACGTTGCCTTTTTCAATGAAAGCAAAGAGCGTGTGGAGATGCATCTCAGAGCAAATCGCCGCGTCAGAGTGGTTTTTGGAGCCATCAGGTTTTCTGTGACAATTGAAAAAGGTGAGACAATTCAAACAGAGATCTGCCGGAAGTTCAGACGGGAAGCTGTGGAAGAAATCATGAACCAAGCGGGACTGCAAGTGTCCGGCTGGTACTCCGATGCGAGTAATTGGTTTTCAATTGCCGAAATTGTCCGAGACTGACATCGAGCCCAATGACTGAACTTCAGTAGCTGACGGCAAACTTCTTGTCAACCTTGGCCGGTCAGTTGCGCGGGGGCACCTGATGCGGCAGGTTTTCCGTCATTCCGGCAAACATGCGCCATGAGCGCACTGCCCCAACCAATTGAGTCACTGAAATGTGGATAGTCAGACTTGCCTTAAGGCGTCCATACACGGTAGCGGTAATGTCGCTGCTCATTCTGGTTCTCGGACTTCTTTCATTGAGCCGGATGGTCGTGGACATCTTTCCGGCCATCAATATCCCGGTGGTAATTGTTGTGTGGAACTATCCGGGTCTTTCCCCGGAGGACATGGAACGGCGTGTCGTAATTATTAGTGAACGAGCCTATTCCACCACGGTAAACGGCATCGAAAAGATAGAATCGCAATCCATTCCCAGTATCGGGATGATCAAGGTTTATTTTCAGCCCAGCACGGATATCGGCGCTGCAATTGCCCAAATTACGGCGGTTTCCAACACGATACTGAGGATCGCGCCGCCCGGAATCCAGCCGCCTGTAGTCATACAATTCGACGCGTCCAATGTGCCTGTGGCTCAGTTGACCGTATCCAGCGAGACACTCCCGGAACAACAACTGTTCGACTACGGGCTCAACTTTATTCGGGTCCGGCTGTTCACTGTCCCCGGTCTGTCCACCCCCGCTCCGTTCGGCGGCAAAAATAGGCAAATAATGGTGGACATCGACCCTGATGCGCTGGCAGCCAGGGGCCTCTCGCCCGGTGACGTGGTCACCGCTCTGCAATCCTCGAACGTGATCATACCGGCCGGAACAGCCCGTATAGGGAAAATTGATTACAACATTCTGCTGAATTCGAGTCCTCGCCTGGTCGATCAATTTAACGAAATCCCGTTGAAGGTCGTTGACAACGCGCCTGTCTATTTGGGCGACGTGGCTCGCGTGTCCGACAGCTTTGCGGTGCAGAACAACATAGTCCGAATCAATGGGAAGCGGGCCACCTATTTGGCCATTCTCAAACACTCGGACGCCTCCACCATTGCGGTGGTTGAAGCCACTCGAGACCAGTTGCCGATAATAAAGGAAACCGCGCCGGAAGGCATGGAACTCAAGATTGCCTTCGATCAATCCGTCTTTGTCCGGTCGGCCATTGAGGCGGTCGTTCAGGAGGCGGTTCTGGCTTCCATACTGGTATCACTTATGATTTTGGTCTTTCTCGGAAGCCTTCGTAGTATGGTGATTGTCGTCATTTCCATCCCGCTGGCTATCTTCACCTCGATTGTAGGCCTAAACCTGACCGGACACACCATCAATCTGATGACCCTTGGAGGCTTGGCCTTAGCTGTCGGGATGCTGGTGGATGACGCCACGGTAGAAGTGGAGAACATCCATCGCAATCGAGGCATGGGAAAACCATTGACAGTGGCGATCTTGGACGGCGCTAGGCAGGTGGCGGTCCCGGCCATTGTGGCCACGCTTTCTATTTGCGTGGTATTTTTCCCTGTTGTTCTGCTTTATGGGCCGGCCAAATTCCTTTTCACGCCGTTGGCGTTAGCCGTTGTCATCGCCATGCTGGCATCTTATCTCCTGTCTCGAACTCTCGTGCCTACCATAGCAAGAATGCTCATGGGAGAAGACAGCCCCGAAAAGCCGCCAGGCGCGGCGGCGGACGGTACGCAACAGAGCGGCCTTTCACGATGCTTTCAGAGCCTGAATCGACGGCGAGACGTCGCCTTTGAAAGCTTCCGCTCTTCGTACGGCCGATTACTGAATACCGCACTGACGCACCGCATCTTCACTCTTGTCGCGGGCGGAATCATGGTCATTATAAGCATGGGACTGGTTTTCGTGGTGGGGATGGACTTTTTTCCGTCCGTGGATGCCGGCTTGATGAAACTTCATTTCCGCGCTCCTCCCGGCACACGTATCGAGGAAACGGAAAAGATGGTGGCTCAGATCGAGGAACGGATTCGCGAACTGATTCCGGGTGAAGAAATTGAGACAATTAACGTCATGATAGGCATACCCATATTCTATAACCTGGCTTTTGTGCAAACCGACAATATCGGCGGGATGGATGCGGATATTCTAATTGCGTTGAAAAAGGGCCACCGCCCGTCAGCAATGTATAGACAGAAACTTCGAGACGCACTAAATCACGAATTTCCTGGTTCGAGCTTCTATTTTCAGCCTGCTGATATCGTTACTCGGATCTTGAATTTCGGCCTTATTTCGCCGGTCGATGTGCAGATCGAATACCCGGATTTCAGCAAATCGTACCCCATTGCGCTTAAACTTAGGGATGCAATGATGGCAATTCCGGGTTTGGCCGACGTCCACATCAATCAGGTGCTGGACTACCCCTCGCTGCAAGTCGACGTGGATAGAGTGCGAGCGGCCAAGCTCGGCATGAGCCAGCGAGACGTAGCCAACAGCGTGCTTATTTCCCTGTCTTCGAGCGCCCTGGTTGCCCCCAGTTTTTATCTTAACCCGGAAAACAATGTTAACTATACGGTCGCGGTCCAAGTGCCCATCCAGCAGGTCAAGTCAATTGAAAGCCTGCAAACGATTCCTTTGACACCGCCGTCGGCTGCTGCGTTGCTTCAGTCCCCCCGCATTCCCGCTCCGACCGAGGTGCCTGAGCTACAGGCCCAAACGTTGGCCAATGTGGGAACGATTTACCATCGGATAAGCCCGGAAAACATATCCCACTACACGGTACAGAGAGTGCTAAATGTAGACGCGACTGTCGAGGGCAGAGATCTGGGGTCCGTGACACGAGATATCGAGAAAAGAATCAAGGAGTTGGGAACCCTTCCGCCTGGGATGCACATTACGGTCCGCGGGCAAAATGAAGTTATGTACCATTCCTTTCGAAGCCTGGGCCTGGGCCTGATCCTGGCCGTTGTGCTTGTCTACTTTCTGATGGTAGTGCTGTTTCAGTCTTGGCTGGACCCGTTTATTATTATGATGGCAATCCCCGGGGCCCTGGCTGGAATTCTATGGATGCTCGCTCTTACCGGCACAACTATCAACGTGGAATCATTGATGGGCTCGATCATGGCAATAGGAATCGCCACGTCAAATTCGATTCTTCTGGTCAGCTTTGCGAACGATTACCGGGTCGAAAACCCAAAGGCTTCGCCTGCCGAAGCCGCGATAGGAGCCGCTAAGACCCGGTTGCGGCCCGTCCTGATGACTGCCCTTGCTATGATCCTTGGCATGCTGCCTATGGCGTTGGCCCTGGGTGAAGCAGGGGAGCAGAACGCGCCGCTGGGACGAGCCGTGATAGGCGGTCTGATATTGGCAACCGTGGTCACACTCTTTGGGGTACCTGTGATTTACTCAATGTTGCGCAAGAAATTCCCGACCAAGCATCTGCTGGAAGCGCGATTCCGAGCGGAAGAGCGGGGAGAAAAGTTCATACCGGGGTCCAATGAATAGAGCGGATTCCAATACCGAGCGCAGAGGCGTCAATTATTTTTTCGCGGGTGGGGTCGCAGCCATAGTGTTGGGCCTGCTGCTCTTGATTGTCCTGGTTTGGGTCCAAGAGTCCAATGTGCGCAGTGAGGCTCGGGCCAGGGAAGCCGCTCTGGCCGCGGGTAAGCGCGTTCGCGTTGTTGCTGCGAAACCCGGAAACCCGGAACGTACCGTTTCTCTGGCGGGTGAAGCGCGCGCTTACGCGGCAGTGACCCTTTACGCGAAGGTCAGTGGCTACCTGAAGGATATTAAGGTGGACAAGGGCGATAAGGTGGAGGCTGATCAGGTTCTGGCCATCATCGAATCCCCTGAGCTTGATCGTCAGTACCTTGCTGCGGTGGCAGATGCAAAGAACAAACGTCTCGATGCGGAACGCTACAGGGCGCTGCTCAAGAGCGGCTCTGTGTCGGAGCAAATGGCGGACAACATTGAAACCACGGCCAAAGTCGCGGAAGAGAACGCAGCAGCTCTGAAAGCCCAACTGGAATACCTGGTTGTTCGCGCGCCGTTCGTCGGCACCGTCACTGCTCGCTTCGTGGACCCCGGAGCGCTGTTGCAAGCTGCCGTGACTGCTCAAACTACCGCTCAGGGAGTGTTATCGGTCTCTCAAACCGACAGGCTGCGAGTCTATGTTTATCCGGACCAAAGGACTGCGAGCCTGGTTCAAGTGGGAGATCGGGCTGAAGTGACAGACCCTTCAGGATCGGGGACGAAACTGCCTGCCACCGTGAGCAGGACAAGCGGCGAACTGGATGTAAAGACCCGTACACTCTTGGTCGAACTTGAAGTGGACAATCGCGAGGGGAAGATATTGGCGGGAAGTTTTGTAAAGGTCTCTTTGACTGTCCGGACCCCTCCCTATGTTGAGATTCCCGTTGAGGCCTTGGTAATGCGAAGTGACAAGACCTTTGTGGCAATTCCCGATGATGAAAACAAAGTTACATTCCGCGAAGTTACCTTGTCCGACAGTGATGGCAAGTTGGTGAAAGTCTCCGCGGGGCTAAAGGACGGAGAGCGCGTAATTCTCGGTGGCGGTGGAGGCCTCTCTGAAGGGGATAAGGTCCAGCCGATTAAGGAAGACTCAGGCAAAAAAGGTAAACCGACATGATTTGGTCTCATATCCTTGTTAAACGCAATTGCCTGAAAGGAGGCCAATATGCTGAATGATACGACTGTTGAAAAATTCAAGGCGAGCCTGCGCGGTGGCCTGATCCGACGAGAAGACCCAGGCTACGACGAGGCCCGCAAGCTGTACAATGGCATGATCGACAAGCGGCCGCTTATGATAGCTCGCTGTGCCGATGTAGCCGATGTGATCTCCGCAGTGCGATTCGGTCGAGAGAACGATCTTCTCGTCGCCATACGTGGCGGCGGCCACAACGGGCCAGGTCTTGGGAGTTGCAATGACGGGCTCGTCATTGATCTTTCCCTAATGAAAGGCGTGAGGGTCGATCCGGCAAACCGCACCATGCGAGCGGGACCCGGTTGCACACAGGGTGACTTGGATCACGCGGGTCATGCATTTGGGTTGGCCGTGCCCGCGGGGATTGTCTCGACGACCGGCATTGCCGGCCTCACGCTGGGTGGCGGCCACGGCTATCTCACGCGAAAGTACGGTCTGACAATTGACAACCTGATCGAGGCGGACGTTGTGTTGGCCGACGGGAGCTTTGTTACCGCTGATGCGTCGCACCATGCGGATCTCTTCTGGGCCTTGCGCGGCGGTGGAGGAAATTATGGCGTTGTCACGAGCTTCGTTTATCAAGCTCATCCTGTCAGCGAGGTCTACGGCGGACCGATCTTTTGGGAGGTCAAGGACGCACGTCGGATCATGCAGTGGTACAGGGAATTCCTGCCCCAGGCGCC is a window encoding:
- the egtD gene encoding L-histidine N(alpha)-methyltransferase: MHTAAAAQETQLEVRNYLSDKLNVQMAMDVALGLTSDQKCLPSKYFYDARGSSLFERICHLPEYYLTRKELLLLKKFAGAFTRNFENGDLVELGSGANWKVRMLLDAMTPSARSGIRYVPVDVSEPAIVSASSDLARLYPELTVEPLVADFTTDLHRMPFDRMKLVLLFGSTIGNLDEDDAGKFLSSIRDCLGSGDRFLLGLDMVKSVQVLEAAYNDSQRVTEAFNKNILLVLNKHLLGNLNPSDFDHVAFFNESKERVEMHLRANRRVRVVFGAIRFSVTIEKGETIQTEICRKFRREAVEEIMNQAGLQVSGWYSDASNWFSIAEIVRD
- a CDS encoding efflux RND transporter permease subunit, with the translated sequence MWIVRLALRRPYTVAVMSLLILVLGLLSLSRMVVDIFPAINIPVVIVVWNYPGLSPEDMERRVVIISERAYSTTVNGIEKIESQSIPSIGMIKVYFQPSTDIGAAIAQITAVSNTILRIAPPGIQPPVVIQFDASNVPVAQLTVSSETLPEQQLFDYGLNFIRVRLFTVPGLSTPAPFGGKNRQIMVDIDPDALAARGLSPGDVVTALQSSNVIIPAGTARIGKIDYNILLNSSPRLVDQFNEIPLKVVDNAPVYLGDVARVSDSFAVQNNIVRINGKRATYLAILKHSDASTIAVVEATRDQLPIIKETAPEGMELKIAFDQSVFVRSAIEAVVQEAVLASILVSLMILVFLGSLRSMVIVVISIPLAIFTSIVGLNLTGHTINLMTLGGLALAVGMLVDDATVEVENIHRNRGMGKPLTVAILDGARQVAVPAIVATLSICVVFFPVVLLYGPAKFLFTPLALAVVIAMLASYLLSRTLVPTIARMLMGEDSPEKPPGAAADGTQQSGLSRCFQSLNRRRDVAFESFRSSYGRLLNTALTHRIFTLVAGGIMVIISMGLVFVVGMDFFPSVDAGLMKLHFRAPPGTRIEETEKMVAQIEERIRELIPGEEIETINVMIGIPIFYNLAFVQTDNIGGMDADILIALKKGHRPSAMYRQKLRDALNHEFPGSSFYFQPADIVTRILNFGLISPVDVQIEYPDFSKSYPIALKLRDAMMAIPGLADVHINQVLDYPSLQVDVDRVRAAKLGMSQRDVANSVLISLSSSALVAPSFYLNPENNVNYTVAVQVPIQQVKSIESLQTIPLTPPSAAALLQSPRIPAPTEVPELQAQTLANVGTIYHRISPENISHYTVQRVLNVDATVEGRDLGSVTRDIEKRIKELGTLPPGMHITVRGQNEVMYHSFRSLGLGLILAVVLVYFLMVVLFQSWLDPFIIMMAIPGALAGILWMLALTGTTINVESLMGSIMAIGIATSNSILLVSFANDYRVENPKASPAEAAIGAAKTRLRPVLMTALAMILGMLPMALALGEAGEQNAPLGRAVIGGLILATVVTLFGVPVIYSMLRKKFPTKHLLEARFRAEERGEKFIPGSNE
- a CDS encoding efflux RND transporter periplasmic adaptor subunit, with the protein product MNRADSNTERRGVNYFFAGGVAAIVLGLLLLIVLVWVQESNVRSEARAREAALAAGKRVRVVAAKPGNPERTVSLAGEARAYAAVTLYAKVSGYLKDIKVDKGDKVEADQVLAIIESPELDRQYLAAVADAKNKRLDAERYRALLKSGSVSEQMADNIETTAKVAEENAAALKAQLEYLVVRAPFVGTVTARFVDPGALLQAAVTAQTTAQGVLSVSQTDRLRVYVYPDQRTASLVQVGDRAEVTDPSGSGTKLPATVSRTSGELDVKTRTLLVELEVDNREGKILAGSFVKVSLTVRTPPYVEIPVEALVMRSDKTFVAIPDDENKVTFREVTLSDSDGKLVKVSAGLKDGERVILGGGGGLSEGDKVQPIKEDSGKKGKPT
- a CDS encoding FAD-binding oxidoreductase; the protein is MLNDTTVEKFKASLRGGLIRREDPGYDEARKLYNGMIDKRPLMIARCADVADVISAVRFGRENDLLVAIRGGGHNGPGLGSCNDGLVIDLSLMKGVRVDPANRTMRAGPGCTQGDLDHAGHAFGLAVPAGIVSTTGIAGLTLGGGHGYLTRKYGLTIDNLIEADVVLADGSFVTADASHHADLFWALRGGGGNYGVVTSFVYQAHPVSEVYGGPIFWEVKDARRIMQWYREFLPQAPVELASFLGLKTVPSTHPFPEEIWGKKICALISCYSGPPEKAEDAIKPIRQELPRPILDWAGFMPFPALQSLFDPLLPPGLQWYWKGEFVKDLPDKAVDAHLEHAAKAPSQLSLMHLYPIDGAVHRVGPNETAWGYRDATWSMVISGIDADPANAAALRTWARGYWEALHPYTLGGAYVNFMMEEGEDRIKATYGDNYERLAAIKKKYDPANFFRVNQNIKPF